The Candidatus Melainabacteria bacterium genome includes the window AATAAAGCATCTCTTAGAGTACCGAATTCACTCCATTTTGTAAGCTCACAAGAAGTTTCAAAGACATTTCCAGCACAAGCATAATACCTCCATAAAAAATAAATAAAATAAATTTCACAAAGAGGCAGAATAATCCAAAATACATTTTCCTTTTTTATAAGAAATTTAAAACCATATAAAAATATACAAATGAGAAACAAAACAAATGGAAAAAAGAAAAACTGTTCACAAGATGTTATAGAAGCCAGGAAAAATAATAAACCAGAAATAAGAAACAGTATTTTTTGTATACAAAGCCGGCTATCAAGAGCTTTTAAGAAACAATAAATAAAAATTAAGCAAAAAGTACCAGCAGCCACATGTCCCGGACCTACTCCAATCCTTGATATAGCTTCTACATTTAATGGATGAACAGTCCACAAAGATACAAGAGTAGCTGATAAAAGCTTATTCGAGAATAATTTAAAGCATACCGCAGTTGCAAATATACAAGAAATTAGATGAAGAAAAAGATTATATAAATGAAATCCAAATGGATAAGCATTTACACCAAATATTTTATTAATAATAAATGCCTGAAAATAATACACAGGAGTAAAGTGAAGACCAGGTACATTTTGATAAAAGCTCTTTAACATTAAATGAAAATCTCTAGCAGGCGGAGAAATTACTGTATTATCGTCATTCCATGGTGTTCCAAAAAAGATGGTTTGAGAATATACAGCTAAGGTTATTACAACTGGAAGCCAATAAAAGAATTTTTGAGAAATCTTTTCCATTTAATTTTTAGTTTTATTTTGATAATTGTACTTCTTTTCAAGATTTCTAACAATTAATAACATTTTACGTGGCCTCTTATCAAAAGGATTAATGGAACTAATTATTTTAAAAGTTTCCCTTGCTAGATTAAACCTGTGACTTTTAATAAATAAGTCAGCTGCCACAAAATATAAACCAGTATCATTAATGCTAACAATTTTATCTTTTGATATTCCTTTTTTAAAACAAGACAGAGCTTCTTTTGTTTTCCCAAACTCTTTATAAAATAATCCTGCAAAAAGATACGGATGAGAAGATTTAGGTTTTATATTTATATAGTTTTTAACTATGTTCTCTGCTTCATTGAATTTGTTGGTTTTTTTTACAATCTCTATAAAATCTATACTATAAGGAACTTTAAGCTGAGGATTTAAGTTTATTGCTTTAACTAATGAATGCCAAGCTTTTTCATAGTAACCAATCTCTAAGAGAAATTTTGAAAGTTGATAGAAACCAAACCAATTATTTTTTACTTTTAAAGACTGATCAATTAAGATATTCACATCTTTAAAAGCATTATTATAACAAAGATACCGTAAAAGACTTCTGTAGAAAGCATAGTTATAGCTAACTTGCATAGGTCCATATTTTAAAGAGAGATCCGGTTGCATATTTAAATACATACTAAGCCATGTATGAAATCCTTCTTGTATAGCTCTACTAGTTAACCAGTCAGGAAGTTCATTAATTCTATTTTCTTCTTTTGCTTGTACTAAGGCTAAAGCTATTTGCTGTACCTTAAGCCAGGGAGGTGCTTCTTTTGCAAGATATATAAGATGAGTTAGCTTATCTTTCACCGTAGAAATATATAACTCTGTTCTCCATAAAAGTAATCCAAATATTATCCCAAATATTGCTACTAATATCCAAGCTTTTACCTTGTTCAAATATTTTTCTAACACGCTATAAACCATAAGCATTATCCCTATCACACTTACATAACAATAATGTTCATCTATCATTACATACAGAGGTACTACCTGGACCACTGGTATCATTGTGATAAAAAACCAAAAAACTCCAATTGAATATAAGGGAACCTTTTTGTATAAAAATACTCCGCTGACTAGTATCGTAGTTATGATCACCTGACAGAAAATACTGTATAGGTTCAATACAGATCCGCCTACCTTAAACCAGTCTGCTTGTGACTCAGCTAAAAAATCAGGAAAGAAAAATAATCTAAAATAATGAACAATTAACTGAGGAGCAAGCCAAAAAGCTCTAAAAAGAATATCTTTTAAAGATCCAACTTCTGTCCACTTTATTAATTCATCTGATGTTTCATATAATGTTCCTCCACATGCAAAATATCTCCAAACTAAATATATTGGATAAATTATTACTAAAGGGAGAATTAACTGGATTATATATTTTCTGTTCTGAAATATCTTTTTACCCTCAAGATAAAAACAAACCAACAATGCAACAAACGGGAAGAAAATATATTGCTCATGTGTAGTCATAGAGAATAAAAAAAATAAAATACTAAAAATAATTAAGCCAACCTTTGCTGTTATATGCTTGACCTCTTTAATCTTTAAGACACAAAACATAAAAGCCAGACAAAAAGTACCACTTGCAAGTTGTGCTGGTCCACAACCAAGTCTTGTTATTATTTCCACATTCAATGGATGTACTGTCCAGAGACTAATTGCAATTATTGAAACTATTTTGTTCCTGGTTATTTTATAAAAAATCACTGTGGCAAGAATACAAGAGATAGCATGTAAAATAATAGAATATAAATGAAAACCAAGTGGAAATGCATTCTTGCCAAAAATAAAATTAATTAAATAGCACTGGAAAAAATATAGCGGACAAAAATGTAATCCTGGAACACTGCTATTGTCATAAAAATTTTTTAACATTAGACTAAAATCTTTCGAGATAGGACTGATAGTAAGCTGATCATCTCCCCAGGCACTTTCATACCAAATACTTTGAAAATATACTAATATCCCTATTAACCCTGGCACCCACACATAGCTTTTTAAAAATTTTGTCACTAGTCTTCTTTCTTCAAAACAAAGCCTAAATAAACGGAGCAAAAGTTGAACCTTCTATAAAAAATATGATATCATATTTCTATATATTACACTTTTATGTAATTTACAGAAATGAACTTTAAAGAACTAAAAGAAAAATTTAAAGATTGTTTGATTATTGACAGCCAGTCAATTAATTTAATGCAGAACCCATCTTACTTCAGGAGACAAATCTCAGAATGGAAAAAAAAAGAATGGCTGATAGACCTCAGAAAAGGAATGTACATTATTAATGACTTGTACTTTAAAGAAAAGATCTCA containing:
- a CDS encoding tetratricopeptide repeat protein, whose product is MTKFLKSYVWVPGLIGILVYFQSIWYESAWGDDQLTISPISKDFSLMLKNFYDNSSVPGLHFCPLYFFQCYLINFIFGKNAFPLGFHLYSIILHAISCILATVIFYKITRNKIVSIIAISLWTVHPLNVEIITRLGCGPAQLASGTFCLAFMFCVLKIKEVKHITAKVGLIIFSILFFLFSMTTHEQYIFFPFVALLVCFYLEGKKIFQNRKYIIQLILPLVIIYPIYLVWRYFACGGTLYETSDELIKWTEVGSLKDILFRAFWLAPQLIVHYFRLFFFPDFLAESQADWFKVGGSVLNLYSIFCQVIITTILVSGVFLYKKVPLYSIGVFWFFITMIPVVQVVPLYVMIDEHYCYVSVIGIMLMVYSVLEKYLNKVKAWILVAIFGIIFGLLLWRTELYISTVKDKLTHLIYLAKEAPPWLKVQQIALALVQAKEENRINELPDWLTSRAIQEGFHTWLSMYLNMQPDLSLKYGPMQVSYNYAFYRSLLRYLCYNNAFKDVNILIDQSLKVKNNWFGFYQLSKFLLEIGYYEKAWHSLVKAINLNPQLKVPYSIDFIEIVKKTNKFNEAENIVKNYINIKPKSSHPYLFAGLFYKEFGKTKEALSCFKKGISKDKIVSINDTGLYFVAADLFIKSHRFNLARETFKIISSINPFDKRPRKMLLIVRNLEKKYNYQNKTKN